From Bradyrhizobium symbiodeficiens, the proteins below share one genomic window:
- the flgK gene encoding flagellar hook-associated protein FlgK — translation MGLSSALASAMSGLRANQAALSIVSSNVANSQTPGYVVQTPNQIEVTTGDFGATAMTTGVSRELDTYVLNQLRTETGGSGYADQMASILKQLQNVYGTPGNSGTLETALNKFTTALQALSTSSGASSAQTVALGAAQALATQLNVTTKGIQSLRSNVEQDLGNSAQAANVAMQQVADINTRLQGLSANDPSAATLMDQRDQAINTLSKYVDVRVTTDGSNQANIYTTTGIQLVGAGLASQFTFASAGALSATSLYNIDPAKSGVGAFNIVLPNGSKVDVVANSVVSSGQIAADLKLRDQTLVQAQEQIDQLAATMSSALSDKTTAGTTVTGPPAGFDIDLAGAQPGNTATFTYTDTATNTQRQVTLVNVTDPAALPLQNATNANPMQIGVNFSGGMGAIASALNTALSTSHLTFSAAPSPATATTLRITDDNSGLAKVNSASTSKTISSLTSGNPQLPLFTDGGQALYTGAITASGSQMTGLAGRIAVNTQLVSDPTRMSVYNTSPVTPAGDTARSDYLYSQLTSAVFSYSPSSGLGSPSQPFTGSVSNYLQQFLSVQANSATQATQLQQGQSVVVSTLQAKFNSTSSVNLDSEMSNLIQLQNAYAANAHVMSVVQSMMNTLLQAQV, via the coding sequence ATGGGTTTGAGTTCAGCCCTCGCCAGTGCGATGAGCGGTCTGCGTGCCAACCAGGCCGCGCTCTCGATCGTCTCCTCGAACGTCGCGAATTCGCAGACGCCGGGTTACGTCGTCCAGACCCCGAACCAGATCGAGGTCACCACCGGCGATTTCGGCGCGACGGCGATGACGACCGGCGTCAGCCGGGAGCTCGACACCTATGTATTGAACCAGCTGCGCACCGAGACCGGCGGCAGTGGCTACGCCGACCAGATGGCCAGCATCCTGAAGCAGCTTCAGAATGTCTATGGCACGCCCGGCAACAGCGGCACGCTCGAAACCGCGCTGAACAAGTTCACCACGGCGCTGCAGGCGCTGTCGACCAGCTCGGGCGCCTCGTCGGCGCAAACCGTTGCGCTCGGCGCGGCGCAGGCGCTGGCGACCCAGCTCAACGTCACCACCAAGGGCATCCAGTCGCTGCGCTCCAACGTCGAGCAGGATCTCGGCAATTCGGCGCAAGCGGCCAACGTCGCCATGCAGCAGGTCGCCGACATCAACACCAGGCTGCAGGGCCTGTCGGCCAACGACCCCTCGGCCGCGACGCTGATGGACCAGCGCGACCAGGCCATCAACACGCTGTCGAAATATGTCGACGTCCGCGTCACCACCGACGGTTCGAACCAGGCCAACATCTACACCACGACGGGCATCCAGCTCGTCGGCGCCGGGCTCGCCTCGCAATTCACCTTTGCCTCGGCCGGCGCGCTGTCGGCGACCTCGCTCTACAACATCGATCCGGCCAAGTCCGGCGTCGGCGCGTTCAACATCGTGCTGCCGAACGGCTCGAAGGTCGACGTCGTCGCCAACAGCGTGGTCTCCTCGGGCCAGATCGCGGCCGATCTGAAGTTGCGCGACCAGACGCTGGTGCAGGCGCAGGAGCAGATCGATCAGCTCGCCGCCACGATGTCGAGCGCGCTGTCGGACAAGACGACCGCCGGCACCACGGTGACGGGTCCGCCGGCCGGATTCGACATCGACCTTGCCGGTGCGCAGCCGGGCAACACCGCCACGTTCACCTACACCGACACGGCAACCAATACCCAGCGCCAGGTCACGCTGGTCAACGTCACCGATCCGGCGGCGCTTCCGCTGCAGAATGCGACCAACGCCAACCCGATGCAGATCGGCGTGAACTTCTCCGGCGGCATGGGCGCGATCGCCTCGGCCCTCAACACGGCGCTCTCCACGTCGCACCTGACATTCTCCGCCGCCCCGTCGCCGGCGACCGCCACGACGCTGCGGATCACCGACGACAACAGCGGCCTCGCCAAGGTCAATTCGGCCTCGACCAGCAAGACGATCTCGTCGCTGACCTCGGGCAATCCGCAGCTGCCGCTGTTCACCGACGGCGGACAGGCGCTCTACACCGGCGCGATCACCGCCTCGGGCTCGCAGATGACGGGCCTGGCCGGACGCATCGCCGTGAACACGCAGCTGGTCTCCGATCCGACCCGGATGTCGGTGTACAACACCTCGCCGGTGACGCCCGCAGGTGACACCGCGCGTTCGGACTATCTCTATTCGCAGCTCACCTCGGCGGTGTTCTCCTATTCGCCATCGAGCGGCCTCGGCTCGCCGAGCCAACCCTTCACCGGCAGCGTCTCGAACTATCTGCAGCAATTCCTCAGCGTCCAGGCCAATTCCGCGACCCAGGCCACCCAGCTCCAGCAGGGCCAGAGCGTCGTGGTCTCGACGCTGCAGGCCAAGTTCAACTCGACCTCCAGCGTCAACCTGGACTCGGAGATGTCGAACCTTATCCAGCTCCAGAATGCCTATGCCGCCAACGCCCACGTCATGTCGGTGGTGCAGAGCATGATGAATACGTTGCTCCAGGCTCAAGTGTAA
- a CDS encoding flagellar hook-basal body complex protein — MGIFDAMNTSVGGLQAQSYALQNISGNIANSSTTGYKGIGTSFVDLIPDSSVPSKQVAGGVTANAKATITTQGTISGSTVATNMAITGDGFFSIQKASGVVDNVPVFTGVTYYTRRGDFQLNANGNLVNGAGYYLMGVTVDPKTGNPTGSVANVLQFQNNFIPAQATTSIQYAANLPTQPNTVAKTTASTGTLLAAGGLNPSDFSANPLPVGTPPAPYANALVSGAAATGNIRSPYSSTTASGTVALQNNSSAVASTTTSLDNAVGTHLASSILTALSGQTLTINGNTITFNGGTTVSTVGNNTTIGLGAGTTATVADILNGIQTAGGAGVTASLSASGNIVISSGTGTDVAVGSGTAATALGISSVTRGGNVLSSPAISGATVLSGSATAGGAQVLSSGFAAGDTITVDGQTLTFMASGASGANQINITDNITTLLGKIDALAGASGSSVSSGGVITLNTGTVSNLSVSSSNSAAFAALGFTSTITKNRDGGGTAGTGGVVGNDISTFTKESISGGAVTAYNAAGTPVNLQLRWAKTDSASLGAGHSDSWNLFYQTDPNATGTTVGWVNTGQTFTFAADGSLTSPSGSGITINNVSVSGQSLGSVAFNISTGGLTQYASTSGAVTINTITQNGYAAGQLRSVAVNNSGIVVGTFSNGQNLNLAQVQLSHFNGTNYLKALDGGAYAATEQSGPAIDGASGTISGSSLEGSNTDIADEFTKLIVTQQAYSANTKVITTANSMVQDLLNVLR, encoded by the coding sequence ATGGGTATCTTCGATGCAATGAACACCTCGGTGGGTGGCCTGCAGGCGCAGTCCTACGCGCTGCAGAACATTTCCGGCAACATCGCGAACTCATCCACCACCGGCTACAAGGGCATCGGCACCAGCTTCGTCGACCTCATCCCCGACTCCTCGGTTCCGAGCAAGCAGGTCGCGGGCGGCGTGACGGCCAACGCCAAGGCCACCATCACCACACAGGGCACGATCTCGGGCTCCACCGTCGCCACCAACATGGCGATCACCGGCGACGGCTTCTTCTCGATCCAGAAGGCGAGCGGCGTCGTCGACAACGTGCCTGTCTTCACCGGGGTCACCTATTACACGCGGCGCGGCGACTTCCAGCTCAATGCCAACGGCAATTTGGTCAACGGCGCCGGCTACTATTTGATGGGCGTCACGGTCGACCCGAAGACCGGCAATCCGACCGGCAGCGTGGCGAACGTCCTGCAATTCCAGAACAACTTCATTCCGGCGCAGGCGACCACCTCGATCCAGTACGCAGCGAACCTGCCGACCCAGCCGAACACGGTGGCGAAAACGACCGCGTCGACCGGCACGCTGCTGGCGGCCGGCGGGCTGAACCCGTCCGATTTCTCCGCCAACCCGTTGCCGGTCGGTACCCCGCCGGCGCCCTATGCCAACGCACTGGTCTCGGGCGCGGCTGCAACCGGCAACATCCGCTCGCCCTATTCATCGACGACGGCCTCGGGCACGGTCGCACTGCAGAACAATTCGTCGGCGGTGGCCTCGACCACCACGTCGCTCGACAACGCGGTCGGCACGCATCTCGCCTCCAGCATCCTCACCGCGCTGAGCGGGCAGACGCTGACCATCAACGGCAACACGATCACGTTCAACGGCGGCACGACGGTCTCGACCGTCGGCAACAACACCACGATCGGGCTCGGCGCGGGCACGACGGCGACTGTGGCGGACATCCTGAACGGAATCCAGACCGCCGGCGGCGCCGGCGTCACGGCCTCGCTCTCCGCCAGCGGCAACATCGTGATCTCCAGCGGCACCGGCACCGACGTAGCTGTCGGCAGCGGCACGGCCGCCACCGCGCTCGGCATCAGCAGCGTGACCCGCGGCGGCAACGTGCTGTCCTCACCTGCGATCTCGGGTGCAACGGTGCTGAGCGGCAGCGCGACGGCCGGCGGCGCCCAGGTGCTCTCGTCCGGCTTCGCCGCCGGCGATACCATCACGGTCGACGGTCAGACGCTGACCTTCATGGCCTCGGGTGCCTCGGGTGCCAACCAGATCAACATCACCGACAACATCACGACCCTGCTCGGCAAGATCGACGCTCTCGCAGGCGCCTCGGGGTCGTCAGTCAGCAGCGGCGGCGTCATCACGCTGAACACCGGCACCGTCTCCAATCTGTCGGTGTCCAGCTCCAACAGTGCGGCCTTCGCCGCGCTCGGCTTCACCTCGACCATCACCAAGAACCGCGACGGCGGCGGCACCGCCGGCACCGGCGGCGTGGTCGGCAACGACATCTCGACCTTCACCAAGGAATCGATCAGCGGCGGTGCGGTGACTGCCTACAACGCCGCGGGCACGCCGGTGAACCTGCAATTGCGCTGGGCCAAGACCGACAGCGCCTCGCTCGGCGCGGGCCACTCCGATAGCTGGAACCTGTTCTACCAGACCGATCCGAACGCGACCGGCACGACCGTCGGCTGGGTCAATACCGGCCAGACCTTCACCTTTGCCGCCGACGGCTCGCTGACCTCGCCGAGCGGCTCGGGCATCACCATCAACAATGTCAGCGTCAGCGGTCAGTCGCTCGGCTCGGTCGCCTTCAACATCTCCACGGGCGGACTGACGCAATATGCCAGCACCAGCGGCGCGGTGACCATCAACACGATCACCCAGAACGGCTATGCCGCCGGTCAGCTCCGCTCGGTCGCCGTCAACAACAGCGGCATCGTGGTCGGCACCTTCTCGAACGGCCAGAACCTCAATCTCGCTCAGGTTCAGCTGTCGCATTTCAACGGCACCAACTATCTGAAGGCGCTCGATGGCGGTGCCTATGCCGCAACCGAACAGTCGGGACCTGCCATCGATGGCGCTTCGGGCACCATCAGCGGCTCGTCGCTGGAAGGCTCGAACACCGACATCGCCGACGAATTCACCAAGCTGATCGTGACCCAGCAGGCCTACTCGGCCAACACCAAGGTGATCACGACCGCGAATTCGATGGTGCAGGACCTCTTGAACGTGTTGCGCTGA
- the msrB gene encoding peptide-methionine (R)-S-oxide reductase MsrB, translating into MFDRRILLTTAAGLFGLGAFRWLRGTPAEAGEKAAEKFEITKTEAEWRAQLTPQQYEILRNHGTERPGSSPLLKEHRKGTFACAGCDLPLFASETKFESGTGWPSFYQPIEGNVGKTEDRAYGMLRTEVHCRRCGGHLGHVFDDGPKPTGLRYCIDGFGLVFRPAAASAT; encoded by the coding sequence ATGTTTGACCGCCGCATTCTGTTGACGACTGCCGCCGGCCTGTTCGGCCTTGGAGCCTTCCGCTGGCTGAGAGGGACGCCTGCCGAGGCTGGCGAGAAAGCCGCGGAAAAGTTCGAGATCACGAAGACCGAGGCCGAATGGCGCGCCCAGCTCACGCCGCAGCAATATGAGATCCTGCGCAACCACGGCACCGAGCGGCCGGGCTCCAGCCCGCTGCTGAAAGAGCACCGCAAGGGCACCTTCGCCTGCGCCGGCTGCGACCTGCCGCTGTTCGCCTCCGAGACCAAATTCGAGAGCGGCACCGGCTGGCCGAGCTTCTACCAGCCGATCGAGGGCAATGTCGGCAAGACCGAGGACCGTGCCTACGGCATGCTCCGCACCGAGGTGCATTGCCGGCGTTGCGGAGGCCATCTCGGCCACGTCTTCGACGACGGTCCGAAGCCGACGGGATTGCGCTATTGCATCGACGGTTTCGGGCTGGTGTTCCGCCCGGCGGCGGCGTCCGCGACGTAG